The Culex pipiens pallens isolate TS chromosome 2, TS_CPP_V2, whole genome shotgun sequence DNA window CAAGAGGAGTTTTGACTTGTCAATTTCCAGCGCAGACTTCTTTTGTTTGTCGCCGCGCGCGACGGGAGAAAACAGAAATATAAATAcaagagagagagcgcgcgctTTGTGGACTAGCCTTTCACAACACACAAGTTTTTGCTGTAAAATACATAACAAAATGCTAAATtccgtatttttaatttaataccattttgaaaagttgaaaaacatcgttttcaaataaatttagctaCTTTAATgatctttttcaatttcaagctGTGAGTTTATCAAAAACGGaacgttataaaaaaaattactcactctctctctcttaacATGACCCTGCGTAAATGCTGCACCATGTCCTGTCGCGTCAGCGCGTCGTACAGTTCGTCCGCCCGGCATCGGAACTGCTCATTATGCTGTACTCCACTTTCGATTCCCTTGATCCCAAACAGGTAAGCTGAGGCGCTTCGTACACAGCCGTTTGGGACTTGGACATCACCATGTCTTGCAGCATAGGCACCGCGTCCGAAATGATTTCTGCGAAACGGATCGAATCCTCCAGGAAATTGACCTCGTTTCCTTCTTCTGGAACTTCTCGTTCAGCTTCGGGCCGTGCCGGGTCTTGACGTAGTACACTTTCAAGAACATCATGTAGAACACGCACTGCTGTTCGGTTTTCTTGAGCGCCGCGTCCTGCTATACCATCTTGTTGCGAATTTCCTGCGGCTGGCAGTCTTCCGTCCCATACTGCCTGCAAAGTTCCGCCAGGGAGAGCTTAGCGGAGAACGGATTATGCTCGAGGGAGGTTTTGATCAACGCGATCGAGTTCTTGCGCACCAGCAGTGACTTGTCCTCGAGCCGTTCGACGGTACCTTCTAGCACCTGGTGCTGCCAGCTAAGTGGAACCGCGTTCTGGCCCTGAATGTAGTGCCTAATCTGAAGCACCTTCGAGCGGACATGGGCCGAAACGTCCATCGTGTGGTTGAACAAATCATGCAGGAAGTCATCGCGCGTTTCCTTCAGCTCATCGGCCAGTTCCTCCTAGGTAAGCTCAGTCACGATGGCTTTGCCCATGATCTGCAGGACACAGTTGTGCACCACGTAAGATTCCAGGTTCCTCAGTTCGTCACTCATCGTGGACAAATGTGGAATGATAAGCTTCGCATCGAGCATTCCCAGCTCCAGCAACTGGCTCATGTGCTTTGCCGTTTGGCTGTCGGTCGTGTCCACGTTGAGCCGCTCGACCAGTTCCTTGATCAACACCAGGTAGATCGAAGCGATGCAAACTCTTCGTACAGCAGCATCACGCCGCCAGCGATCGGCGCAATGGTGCTCCATAATCTGCAAGATTCGCACCGGATTACGCTGAAAACGAAAGATGTGTGATGatctcaaaataattaaacgAAACATGTTCCAACTTACTCAACAAACGATTCCTCGCAAAACCGGCGGAGCTTCTCCAACGGCAGTTGAAACAGATTGTACAGCACCTCATCTTTCGTTGTCCTTCAGCGCCGGCACCCGGTCCGCCCGCGGCAGTTCCGACTGAACCAGCTCATCCAAAACATTCGTCCCGAACCGGAAAATCTCAATAAACAGCAGATTGCACGCGCGAAACAGGGTCCGGAATCGGCCACCACAATTATTTTGCACCTCCATTTGTAGCAGCGAcaactttttgttttgacggtttTGACAGATGTTCAAAGGGGGGTTCGGCCATTTATGTCGATCATGTCGATTGATTAATTAAGTCGATCTATATTATGCAATGTTGGATACAAGTGGAATGCATTAAAACTTGGATGCAACCAACGACATTGAAAcgcatgaaacttttttttgaaaatgcagcccaagcaaattgggtactaaagccctatgtccatttttatgtacaacggtaaaaaacacgattaaaaaccatttctgatcacttttttttcattttaatgcaaaaaaaaatattggtccccttggaacgagctgtcaagtaggaccttttctgtcaagaag harbors:
- the LOC120414253 gene encoding condensin complex subunit 1-like; the protein is MDVSAHVRSKVLQIRHYIQGQNAVPLSWQHQVLEGTVERLEDKSLLVRKNSIALIKTSLEHNPFSAKLSLAELCRQYGTEDCQPQEIRNKMV